A section of the Oncorhynchus tshawytscha isolate Ot180627B linkage group LG09, Otsh_v2.0, whole genome shotgun sequence genome encodes:
- the LOC112251268 gene encoding protein spinster homolog 1-like isoform X1, with product MSLADPTSDTTPFFSDDSEAEGSEEPGAGPSQRREEEPASGVSSLRAVFTVIVLCFINLLNYMDRFTVAGVLPDIEQYFGINDGKSGLLQTVFICSYMFLAPVFGYLGDRYNRKMIMSVGIGFWSIVTLASSYTPKEYFWLLLLTRGLVGVGEASYSTIAPTIIADLYIKERRTQMLSVFYFAIPVGSGLGYIVGSKVDDLAGDWHWALRVTPALGLVAVVLLLFVVKEPKRGAIEARPEHTLQRTSWLGDMKALCRNPSFVLSTFGFTAVAFVTGSLALWAPAFLFRAAVFTEGRPPCVKGPCDTSDSLYFGIITVVSGILGVASGAEVSRRLRLRTPRADPLVCALGLLLSAPFLYLAIVFAQASPIATYVFIFLGETFLSMNWAIVADILLYVVVPTRRSTAEAFQIVLSHLLGDAGSPYLIGVVSDSLKQTDSYLWQFRSLQLSLLTCSFVAVGGGAFFLATALFIEKDRQRATNYAPSASIRQHYSEDYTQHTLGFGLAHPPYSPSAATSWGSPPSSLLSPISPQIVLRPNSVTPTENESNDGYESPSDEYVNEDSYEQGSGYLMVLPSVLPGTGSLRHSNQCLSSQSTENSGAVMKINMNVDVGKSDDGSNDYVNTIENSGKEGNMNVDVGKSDDSDEGSNDYVNTKGNSAEEGNMNIDVKKSDDSDEEGNDYVNTKDM from the exons ATGTCTCTAGCCGACCCCACCTCGGACACCACGCCCTTCTTCTCCGATGACAGCGAGGCAGAGGGTTCAGAAGAGCCTGGTGCGGGGCCTAGCCAGCGCCGGGAAGAAGAGCCAGCCAGCGGAGTGTCCAGCTTGAGAGCGGTGTTCACTGTTATTGTCCTGTGTTTCATCAACCTGCTCAACTACATGGACAGGTTCACTGTGGCTG GTGTTCTGCCTGACATTGAGCAGTACTTTGGGATCAATGATGGGAAGTCAGGGCTGCTCCAAACAGTCTTCATTTGCAGCTACATGTTCCTGGCTCCTGTCTTTGGTTACCTGGGCGACAGGTACAACAGGAAGATGATCATGAGTGTGGGCATAGGCTTCTGGTCCATCGTGACACTCGCCAGCTCCTACACGCCCAAAGAA TATTTCTGGCTCCTGTTGTTGACGCGTGGCCTGGTGGGGGTTGGGGAGGCCAGTTACTCCACTATCGCCCCAACCATCATCGCTGACCTGTATATCAAGGAGAGGAGGACGCAGATGCTCTCTGTCTTCTATTTTGCCATTCCAGTGGGCAG TGGTCTGGGCTACATCGTGGGGTCAAAGGTTGATGACTTGGCAGGGGACTGGCATTGGGCCCTGCGG GTGACTCCTGCATTAGGACTGGTAGCGGTGGTATTGCTGCTGTTCGTGGTGAAAGAGCCAAAGAGGGGTGCTATCGAGGCCCGACCGGAGCACACACTCCAAAGGACCAGCTGGCTGGGTGACATGAAGGCTCTTTGCAGGAA ccCCAGCTTTGTGCTGTCTACGTTTGGCTTCACGGCAGTGGCCTTTGTGACTGGCTCCTTGGCACTCTGGGCCCCGGCCTTCCTCTTCAGAGCTGCTGTCTTCACCGAAGGGAGGCCCCCCTGCGTTAAGGGGCCATGCGACACCTCCGACAG cCTATACTTTGGCATCATCACAGTTGTGTCGGGGATCCTGGGCGTGGCCAGTGGTGCAGAGGTCAGTAGGAGACTGAGGTTGAGGACGCCGAGGGCTGACCCCCTGGTGTGTGCTCTAGGACTCCTCCTCTCAGCTCCCTTCCTCTACCTCGCCATCGTCTTCGCTCAGGCCAGCCCCATCGCCACATAC GTGTTTATCTTCCTGGGAGAGACCTTCCTGTCTATGAACTGGGCCATCGTAGCGGACATCCTGCTG TACGTGGTGGTCCCCACGCGTCGCTCCACGGCTGAGGCCTTCCAGATCGTTCTCTCTCACCTGCTTGGAGATGCTGGGAGTCCTTATCTCATAGGCGTG GTGTCAGACTCTCTGAAGCAGACTGACTCGTATCTATGGCAGTTCCGCTCCCTGcagctctccctcctcacctgctCTTTTGTGGCAGTTGGGGGCGGGGCTTTCTTCCTGGCTACCGCCCTCTTCATCGAGAAGGACCGCCAACGTGCCACAAACTACGCACCCTCAG CGTCCATTCGGCAGCATTACAGTGAGGATTACACTCAGCA CACCCTAGGATTTGGCTTGGCCCACCCAccat ACAGCCCCTCTGCTGCCACAAGCTGGGGTTCTCCCCCTTCCAGCCTTCTTTCACCCAT TTCACCACAGATCGTTCTGAGACCGAACTCTGTCACACCGACTGAAAATG AGAGTAATGACGGCTATGAGAGTCCAAGTGATG AGTATGTCAACGAGGACAGCTATGAACAAGGATCAGGCTACCT AATGGTGTTACCATCAGTTCTTCCTGGGACTGGGTCTCTGCGTCATTCCAACCAATGTCTAAGCTCCCAAAGCACAG AAAACAGTGGCGCGGTTATGAAAATCAATATGAATGTCGACGTGGGAAAGAGTGATGACGGCAGCAACGACTATGTCAATACTATAG AAAACAGTGGCAAGGAGGGCAATATGAATGTTGACGTGGGAAAGAGTGATGACAGTGATGAAGGCAGCAACGACTATGTCAATACTAAAG GAAACAGTGCCGAGGAGGGCAACATGAATATCGACGTGAAAAAGAGTGATGACAGTGATGAAGAAGGCAACGACTATGTCAATACTAAAG
- the LOC112251268 gene encoding protein spinster homolog 1-like isoform X2, translating to MSLADPTSDTTPFFSDDSEAEGSEEPGAGPSQRREEEPASGVSSLRAVFTVIVLCFINLLNYMDRFTVAGVLPDIEQYFGINDGKSGLLQTVFICSYMFLAPVFGYLGDRYNRKMIMSVGIGFWSIVTLASSYTPKEYFWLLLLTRGLVGVGEASYSTIAPTIIADLYIKERRTQMLSVFYFAIPVGSGLGYIVGSKVDDLAGDWHWALRVTPALGLVAVVLLLFVVKEPKRGAIEARPEHTLQRTSWLGDMKALCRNPSFVLSTFGFTAVAFVTGSLALWAPAFLFRAAVFTEGRPPCVKGPCDTSDSLYFGIITVVSGILGVASGAEVSRRLRLRTPRADPLVCALGLLLSAPFLYLAIVFAQASPIATYVFIFLGETFLSMNWAIVADILLYVVVPTRRSTAEAFQIVLSHLLGDAGSPYLIGVVSDSLKQTDSYLWQFRSLQLSLLTCSFVAVGGGAFFLATALFIEKDRQRATNYAPSASIRQHYSEDYTQHTLGFGLAHPPYSPSAATSWGSPPSSLLSPISPQIVLRPNSVTPTENESNDGYESPSDEYVNEDSYEQGSGYLMVLPSVLPGTGSLRHSNQCLSSQSTENSGAVMKINMNVDVGKSDDGSNDYVNTIENSGKEGNMNVDVGKSDDSDEGSNDYVNTKDM from the exons ATGTCTCTAGCCGACCCCACCTCGGACACCACGCCCTTCTTCTCCGATGACAGCGAGGCAGAGGGTTCAGAAGAGCCTGGTGCGGGGCCTAGCCAGCGCCGGGAAGAAGAGCCAGCCAGCGGAGTGTCCAGCTTGAGAGCGGTGTTCACTGTTATTGTCCTGTGTTTCATCAACCTGCTCAACTACATGGACAGGTTCACTGTGGCTG GTGTTCTGCCTGACATTGAGCAGTACTTTGGGATCAATGATGGGAAGTCAGGGCTGCTCCAAACAGTCTTCATTTGCAGCTACATGTTCCTGGCTCCTGTCTTTGGTTACCTGGGCGACAGGTACAACAGGAAGATGATCATGAGTGTGGGCATAGGCTTCTGGTCCATCGTGACACTCGCCAGCTCCTACACGCCCAAAGAA TATTTCTGGCTCCTGTTGTTGACGCGTGGCCTGGTGGGGGTTGGGGAGGCCAGTTACTCCACTATCGCCCCAACCATCATCGCTGACCTGTATATCAAGGAGAGGAGGACGCAGATGCTCTCTGTCTTCTATTTTGCCATTCCAGTGGGCAG TGGTCTGGGCTACATCGTGGGGTCAAAGGTTGATGACTTGGCAGGGGACTGGCATTGGGCCCTGCGG GTGACTCCTGCATTAGGACTGGTAGCGGTGGTATTGCTGCTGTTCGTGGTGAAAGAGCCAAAGAGGGGTGCTATCGAGGCCCGACCGGAGCACACACTCCAAAGGACCAGCTGGCTGGGTGACATGAAGGCTCTTTGCAGGAA ccCCAGCTTTGTGCTGTCTACGTTTGGCTTCACGGCAGTGGCCTTTGTGACTGGCTCCTTGGCACTCTGGGCCCCGGCCTTCCTCTTCAGAGCTGCTGTCTTCACCGAAGGGAGGCCCCCCTGCGTTAAGGGGCCATGCGACACCTCCGACAG cCTATACTTTGGCATCATCACAGTTGTGTCGGGGATCCTGGGCGTGGCCAGTGGTGCAGAGGTCAGTAGGAGACTGAGGTTGAGGACGCCGAGGGCTGACCCCCTGGTGTGTGCTCTAGGACTCCTCCTCTCAGCTCCCTTCCTCTACCTCGCCATCGTCTTCGCTCAGGCCAGCCCCATCGCCACATAC GTGTTTATCTTCCTGGGAGAGACCTTCCTGTCTATGAACTGGGCCATCGTAGCGGACATCCTGCTG TACGTGGTGGTCCCCACGCGTCGCTCCACGGCTGAGGCCTTCCAGATCGTTCTCTCTCACCTGCTTGGAGATGCTGGGAGTCCTTATCTCATAGGCGTG GTGTCAGACTCTCTGAAGCAGACTGACTCGTATCTATGGCAGTTCCGCTCCCTGcagctctccctcctcacctgctCTTTTGTGGCAGTTGGGGGCGGGGCTTTCTTCCTGGCTACCGCCCTCTTCATCGAGAAGGACCGCCAACGTGCCACAAACTACGCACCCTCAG CGTCCATTCGGCAGCATTACAGTGAGGATTACACTCAGCA CACCCTAGGATTTGGCTTGGCCCACCCAccat ACAGCCCCTCTGCTGCCACAAGCTGGGGTTCTCCCCCTTCCAGCCTTCTTTCACCCAT TTCACCACAGATCGTTCTGAGACCGAACTCTGTCACACCGACTGAAAATG AGAGTAATGACGGCTATGAGAGTCCAAGTGATG AGTATGTCAACGAGGACAGCTATGAACAAGGATCAGGCTACCT AATGGTGTTACCATCAGTTCTTCCTGGGACTGGGTCTCTGCGTCATTCCAACCAATGTCTAAGCTCCCAAAGCACAG AAAACAGTGGCGCGGTTATGAAAATCAATATGAATGTCGACGTGGGAAAGAGTGATGACGGCAGCAACGACTATGTCAATACTATAG AAAACAGTGGCAAGGAGGGCAATATGAATGTTGACGTGGGAAAGAGTGATGACAGTGATGAAGGCAGCAACGACTATGTCAATACTAAAG
- the LOC112251268 gene encoding protein spinster homolog 1-like isoform X3 codes for MSLADPTSDTTPFFSDDSEAEGSEEPGAGPSQRREEEPASGVSSLRAVFTVIVLCFINLLNYMDRFTVAGVLPDIEQYFGINDGKSGLLQTVFICSYMFLAPVFGYLGDRYNRKMIMSVGIGFWSIVTLASSYTPKEYFWLLLLTRGLVGVGEASYSTIAPTIIADLYIKERRTQMLSVFYFAIPVGSGLGYIVGSKVDDLAGDWHWALRVTPALGLVAVVLLLFVVKEPKRGAIEARPEHTLQRTSWLGDMKALCRNPSFVLSTFGFTAVAFVTGSLALWAPAFLFRAAVFTEGRPPCVKGPCDTSDSLYFGIITVVSGILGVASGAEVSRRLRLRTPRADPLVCALGLLLSAPFLYLAIVFAQASPIATYVFIFLGETFLSMNWAIVADILLYVVVPTRRSTAEAFQIVLSHLLGDAGSPYLIGVVSDSLKQTDSYLWQFRSLQLSLLTCSFVAVGGGAFFLATALFIEKDRQRATNYAPSDDEPIVVPKSGRSTRVPVSSVLI; via the exons ATGTCTCTAGCCGACCCCACCTCGGACACCACGCCCTTCTTCTCCGATGACAGCGAGGCAGAGGGTTCAGAAGAGCCTGGTGCGGGGCCTAGCCAGCGCCGGGAAGAAGAGCCAGCCAGCGGAGTGTCCAGCTTGAGAGCGGTGTTCACTGTTATTGTCCTGTGTTTCATCAACCTGCTCAACTACATGGACAGGTTCACTGTGGCTG GTGTTCTGCCTGACATTGAGCAGTACTTTGGGATCAATGATGGGAAGTCAGGGCTGCTCCAAACAGTCTTCATTTGCAGCTACATGTTCCTGGCTCCTGTCTTTGGTTACCTGGGCGACAGGTACAACAGGAAGATGATCATGAGTGTGGGCATAGGCTTCTGGTCCATCGTGACACTCGCCAGCTCCTACACGCCCAAAGAA TATTTCTGGCTCCTGTTGTTGACGCGTGGCCTGGTGGGGGTTGGGGAGGCCAGTTACTCCACTATCGCCCCAACCATCATCGCTGACCTGTATATCAAGGAGAGGAGGACGCAGATGCTCTCTGTCTTCTATTTTGCCATTCCAGTGGGCAG TGGTCTGGGCTACATCGTGGGGTCAAAGGTTGATGACTTGGCAGGGGACTGGCATTGGGCCCTGCGG GTGACTCCTGCATTAGGACTGGTAGCGGTGGTATTGCTGCTGTTCGTGGTGAAAGAGCCAAAGAGGGGTGCTATCGAGGCCCGACCGGAGCACACACTCCAAAGGACCAGCTGGCTGGGTGACATGAAGGCTCTTTGCAGGAA ccCCAGCTTTGTGCTGTCTACGTTTGGCTTCACGGCAGTGGCCTTTGTGACTGGCTCCTTGGCACTCTGGGCCCCGGCCTTCCTCTTCAGAGCTGCTGTCTTCACCGAAGGGAGGCCCCCCTGCGTTAAGGGGCCATGCGACACCTCCGACAG cCTATACTTTGGCATCATCACAGTTGTGTCGGGGATCCTGGGCGTGGCCAGTGGTGCAGAGGTCAGTAGGAGACTGAGGTTGAGGACGCCGAGGGCTGACCCCCTGGTGTGTGCTCTAGGACTCCTCCTCTCAGCTCCCTTCCTCTACCTCGCCATCGTCTTCGCTCAGGCCAGCCCCATCGCCACATAC GTGTTTATCTTCCTGGGAGAGACCTTCCTGTCTATGAACTGGGCCATCGTAGCGGACATCCTGCTG TACGTGGTGGTCCCCACGCGTCGCTCCACGGCTGAGGCCTTCCAGATCGTTCTCTCTCACCTGCTTGGAGATGCTGGGAGTCCTTATCTCATAGGCGTG GTGTCAGACTCTCTGAAGCAGACTGACTCGTATCTATGGCAGTTCCGCTCCCTGcagctctccctcctcacctgctCTTTTGTGGCAGTTGGGGGCGGGGCTTTCTTCCTGGCTACCGCCCTCTTCATCGAGAAGGACCGCCAACGTGCCACAAACTACGCACCCTCAG ATGATGAACCAATTGTTGTACCCAAGAGCGGCAGGTCCACGAGGGTGCCAGTGTCCAGTGTTTTGATTTGA